Within the Mycetohabitans rhizoxinica HKI 454 genome, the region CAGCCACGATCGACGGTGCAAAATACAACAGCAACGCCGCCAGTGCCTGGATGAGTTGAATGATTGTGATCCTCATGATCGACACTATAGTCGAGCCTGCCCCGTGCCGCAGCACGAAGACCGGCGATGCCTGGTGCCGAACGCCCAAGCCGCGACGACCAGGCGTGCGATTCGCAATTCGACAAACCGACAGGGCGACTTGCTGTATGCTCGTCGCTCCCGCCGGTCAACCTGGCCGTCGAAACGGGCAGTACCATCTCACAACGCTGTATGAAGTCCAAGCCAATTCGCCCGCCGCAGCAGGCGGCTCCCGGCACGCCTCCAGGCGCGCCAACGCCGGATGCGCTGTCGGCCACCGGCCCATGGGCCGCGCGTGCCCTCGCGCTGCGCCGCACTGTGCTTATCGTACTCGCCGCCCTGCTGTACCTGCTGCCCGGCATACTTGGCCACGCGCCGTGGAAGCAAGACGAAACCTATTCGTTCGGCATGATTCAATCGTTTCTGCACGGCAAGGACTGGATCGTCCCCCTCAACGCCGGGCAGCCGTTCATGGAAAAGCCGCCGCTGTACTACTGGGTCGCGGCGCTGGTAGCCGGGAGCCTGTCGCGATGGCTGCCGCTGCATGACGGCGCCCGGCTCACGACGGTACTGTGCGGCGCCGTCACGCTGCTGGTGTTGGCGGCGTGGAGCCGCCTGCGCGCGCGCGACAACGGTCATACCGGCGGCGCGGCCGCGCCTGAGTGCCGCGATCCATGGCAAGCGACGCTCATCACACTGTCGCTGTTCAGCGGCACCCTAATCATGGTCAAGCACGCACACGACTTATTCACGGACGTCGCACTGGTGACCGGGACCGTCTGCGCACTGTACGGCTTGTACCGGATCGCGCTGCGCATGCAAGCCGGTCACGGCGCAGCGTTCGCCGACGTGGCATGGTTCGGCATCGGCACTGGCATCGCGCAGATGACCAAGGGACTGTTCATTCCCGGGGTGCTAGCGCTGACCGCGGCTGTATTACCGGCGCTCACGCCCGCGTGCCGCTCGCGCCGCTACGTCGCGGCGGTCGTGGCCGCGGTGGGGCTAAGCATGCCGTTTTTTCTCATCTGGCCAGCACTGCTCGCCCATCGCTCGCCTGAGCTGTTCGTCGCTTGGTTCTGGGACAACAACGTGGGCCGCTTTCTGGGTTTCTCGGTGGATCGGCTGGGCTCCGATAACGATCATGCGGTGGTGCTGCGCGCGCTGCTGATCGGCGCGATTCCGAGCGGTCCGCTGGCCCTGTACGCGCTCGCGCGTGGCGGCTGGCGCAAGATCACCGAACCGGCGACCAGCATTGCGCTGATTTTCTGCGTGTTCGGCATCGGACTGCTGAGTCTATCGGCGACCGCACGGGTACTGTATCTGCTACCGTTCGTGGCTCCACTCGCCGTGCTCGGCGCGGATGGCGTGGCACAATTGCCCGCCGCGTTGCGACGCGGATGGAGCACGCTGAGCCTCGTGCTATTTACCGCGTTCGGCGCGTTGGCCTGGTTCGTTTGGGCGGTGATGATGCGGCCGATCGCCGCACACGGCGCCGCCCGATGGTTGCAAAAGTGGCTACCGCTGGACTACGTGGTTCCGTTCCAGCCGCCAGCGGTGGCGATAGCCATTGCGTTGTGCGTCGCCTGGTTCGCCGCGTGCCGATATGCACGACGGCTCGGACCCGCCCAAGCGCCATTTGTCTGGTGCGCCGGCGTGACGCTCGCCTGGGGGCTTGTCTTCACGTTGCTGCTGCCGTGGCTGGACCGCGCAAAGAGCTATACGCCGGTATTCGAGCAACTGGCCACGTCGCTTCATGCCGACTGGCGCAGCGGCGACTGCATGGTCAGCGTCGGCCTTGGCGAATCGCAAGCACCGATGCTCGAATACGTGACCGGCATCGTGCATCGGCCGGTGCCGCCCGACGCGGCTGCATCGAGCGCCTGCCGCTGGCTGATCGTGCAGGATGATATGTTGATGCCGGACGCAGGCTACGAAGGCTGGAAGCGCGTGTGGCAAGGCGCACGCCAAGGCGATACACATGAGCGCCTGCGCGTGTTCGTGCGCGACGACACGCGGTCGTAAGCACACAAGCCAGGGCACGAACACGCGCAGCCCACACCGAGAATGTAATCAGTAGACCGTAACATGGCTAGATTGATACGCAATAAGAAAAAATCTGTCCTGTCCCCGTACATTGTTGGCATACAATCTGACCCATTGCTTTCACCCAACGTGGATCGCAACCAACTGACCCGCCGATGGATCTCGACATCAACGACGCTTTGAATGCCGTCAAGTCCGCCGTTTATGCAACCGACGGCCGATACTCCGTCCAAGCCGCTGCCGCGCCCCCGCGGCCCGCGCGCACCGACCACGTCGTTTGTAGCACTGCATTGCCCGCGCCAGCAAGCCGAACCACCTATGACGACCTGCCGCCGGAGGTGATCCAGCAAATCGCGTCGCACCTGTCATACGACGATATCGCGCAGCTTTCCGCGCTGAACCAACGCTCCTATCGGATACTGCGCGAACGACGACTGGCGTGGCACAGCTGCCAACAAATCGACACGGTCGTGGATCTCGCGTCGCTGCAACAGTTGCTCGACCAAACGCAAGATATCCAGTTCGAGCCCAGCCTGCGCCTGGAC harbors:
- a CDS encoding ArnT family glycosyltransferase, which translates into the protein MKSKPIRPPQQAAPGTPPGAPTPDALSATGPWAARALALRRTVLIVLAALLYLLPGILGHAPWKQDETYSFGMIQSFLHGKDWIVPLNAGQPFMEKPPLYYWVAALVAGSLSRWLPLHDGARLTTVLCGAVTLLVLAAWSRLRARDNGHTGGAAAPECRDPWQATLITLSLFSGTLIMVKHAHDLFTDVALVTGTVCALYGLYRIALRMQAGHGAAFADVAWFGIGTGIAQMTKGLFIPGVLALTAAVLPALTPACRSRRYVAAVVAAVGLSMPFFLIWPALLAHRSPELFVAWFWDNNVGRFLGFSVDRLGSDNDHAVVLRALLIGAIPSGPLALYALARGGWRKITEPATSIALIFCVFGIGLLSLSATARVLYLLPFVAPLAVLGADGVAQLPAALRRGWSTLSLVLFTAFGALAWFVWAVMMRPIAAHGAARWLQKWLPLDYVVPFQPPAVAIAIALCVAWFAACRYARRLGPAQAPFVWCAGVTLAWGLVFTLLLPWLDRAKSYTPVFEQLATSLHADWRSGDCMVSVGLGESQAPMLEYVTGIVHRPVPPDAAASSACRWLIVQDDMLMPDAGYEGWKRVWQGARQGDTHERLRVFVRDDTRS